A window of the Fusarium poae strain DAOMC 252244 chromosome 3, whole genome shotgun sequence genome harbors these coding sequences:
- a CDS encoding hypothetical protein (BUSCO:23068at5125) yields the protein MQPQYRAYAQQVAQRSPHATNQRRGGIGPMMSSGPHPSVPLTQAQVAQQQQAQAHASELAKRRSRKPTDKNIPEGVEDSIIDADGVQRYKDLRDVERRLDATITRKRLDIVDYTSRGSKRYKTLRIWISNTVEDQIWQSNGLNSDSFDFTPSMEASYRVKIEGRLLDNEDEETEQPPTQDAVNEEGKDSNESAAKRKPAEKPRFSHFFKSLTVDFDRSSHFRTGNDQIVEWKKPDASARNQPAASLPTAADFDELTFKRNGDENQNIIISLFRQESPERYQLSPELADVVDMKDATHQEAVMGLWEYIKLLGLQEDEEKRNFRCNEPLKKVIRQGDIGHIPLLNDYVQHHLRPLEPIRLQYTIRVDQEFHKDPQPTIYDVQVPVEDPLRDSLLPLLNNPQYITMLKEVTGLDDQLARVVQAIAVSKAKHSFFESLSKDPANFIKNWLSSQKRDLEVIMGEAPRGGGEHASGDEWRRGGKDSVWATENARESVNVLLSKQR from the exons ATGCAGCCCCAATATCGCGCCTATGCGCAGCAGGTCGCTCAACGGTCACCTCATGCGACGAACCAGCGCCGAGGTGGAATTG GTCCTATGATGTCTTCCGGACCTCACCCTTCTGTTCCCCTCACACAGGCACAGGTTGcccaacaacaacaggcTCAGGCCCATGCCAGTGAGCTTGCTAAGCGACGTAGTCGAAAGCCTACCGACAAAAACATTCCTGAAGGAGTCGAGGATAGCATTATTGATGCAGATGGCGTCCAACGATACAAAGACCTGCGGGATGTCGAGCGACGTCTTGATGCAACTATCACGCGAAAGCGCCTAGACATTGTTGATTATACGAGCCGCGGATCCAAG AGATACAAAACATTGCGAATTTGGATCAGCAACACGGTTGAAGATCAAATCTGGCAAAGTAACGGACTGAACTCCGACTCATTCGACTTTACCCCCAGTATGGAGGCTTCTTATCGCGTCAAAATCGAAGGCCGTCTCCTTGACAACGAAGACGAGGAAACCGAGCAGCCCCCGACCCAGGATGCCGTGAATGAGGAAGGGAAGGACTCAAATGAGTCGGCTGCCAAGCGAAAACCCGCAGAGAAACCTCGATTCTCGCACTTTTTCAAGTCGCTAACTGTCGACTTCGACCGATCATCCCATTTCCGAACTGGTAACGACCAAATAGTCGAGTGGAAAAAGCCCGATGCTTCCGCTCGAAACCAGCCCGCTGCCAGTCTCCCTACTGCAGCAGACTTTGATGAACTCACCTTCAAAAGAAATGGAGACGAAAACCAGAACATTATCATTAGTCTGTTCCGCCAAGAATCCCCCGAGAGATATCAGTTGAGCCCTGAGCTTGCTGATGTCGTGGACATGAAAGACGCCACCCATCAAGAGGCGGTCATGGGTCTCTGGGAGTACATCAAGTTACTCGGACTGcaagaagacgaggaaaAGCGCAATTTCCGCTGCAACGAGCCTCTCAAGAAG GTCATAAGACAAGGCGATATTGGGCACATCCCTCTGCTCAACGATTATGTTCAACATCACCTTCGTCCTCTTGAGCCCATCCGCTTACAGTACACCATCCGAGTTGACCAGGAATTTCACAAGGACCCACAACCCACGATTTATGATGTCCAGGTCCCCGTTGAAGATCCGCTTCGTGACTCCCTACTGCCTCTGCTTAACAACCCGCAGTATATCACAATGCTCAAGGAGGTGACGGGGCTTGACGACCAACTTGCTCGCGTAGTTCAAGCGATCGCTGTATCAAAGGCCAAGCACTCCTTCTTCGAATCTCTCAGTAAGGATCCggccaacttcatcaagaacTGGCTGAGCTCGCAAAAGAGAGACCTGGAAGTGATTATGGGAGAAGCACCAAGAGGAGGCGGGGAGCACGCATCGGGCGATGAATGGCGCCGCGGTGGAAAAGATAGTGTATGGGCCACCGAGAACGCTCGCGAGAGCGTCAACGTCTTGCTCTCCAAGCAGCGTTGA
- a CDS encoding hypothetical protein (BUSCO:9144at5125), whose product MNGDLSLSQALGGLRIANPDDAAEAVNASSTTPVGPDSAVRNTSLSASTSTSALPSTPQPTVTSTTSSPYDAIRLDPIDAGVESSLTDPRLIPSVQSTDLASETSPSNGPSQTSSQTEASRTSIYGMPNVSEPGSGLSYPARESSRRDPHRFNKPSRPVSGLNPGGSPLPPRGSSRGMGVGYAAGPGGPQPNQPYAGDAPVPTSREDWQERGAAVGVRREVDANGRTVVRQVKKGVRDFSFGRTLGEGSYSTVFMATDRQTLKEYAVKVLEKRHIIKEKKIKYVNIEKNTLNRLTEHPGIVRLYYTFQDETSLYYVLDLCNGGELLGVLKKTGTFDVECTRFYGAQILDAIDYMHSRGVIHRDLKPENVLLDDQMHVKITDFGTAKLLKDPREDGSSTSASGVPDPGRDEDSRAASFVGTAEYVSPELLTHKNACKASDLWAFGCIIYQLLAGRPPFKGGSEYLTFQKIVNLEYEFPPGFPPAARDLVERCLVLEPARRLTVEHIKNHEFFDGQPFGKGLWRTKAPRLRPYVAPPQEPQVIQLNGFSNSANPTNNSRAPAGPQATPSNGSNRPSRIITELPPPTQLDIEWSPVLTKNNERILKLGDLMVVSTPLPSSPHGKEPGEGHKKLSRFFIGSTTKKRQRLVMITSSGRIVLAPAGGEEKRAKQELSLLVPDCSWKTQVDAKGQTVWCVNTGGHHYTFEEAKSSSTPPEGGSAAADWVECLERARDMALSQSMVTSYGGDSGFADMSSQVSSPSSTLGGPGNYSEGFGISDRQGRNHLSKNQGNAEDPAPKRNRFSKRQSRNGLGSAF is encoded by the exons ATGAATGGGGACCTGAGCCTTTCTCAGGCCCTAGGCGGACTGCGCATCGCCAAccccgacgacgccgctgaGGCTGTTAACGCTTCATCAACTACTCCCGTCGGACCCGATTCCGCTGTTCGAAATACGTCCCTCTCCGCATCAACGTCAACCTCCGCCCTCCCCTCTACGCCTCAACCAACAGTCACATCGACAACGTCCTCACCTTACGATGCCATTCGTCTTGACCCTATAGATGCCGGCGTCGAATCATCCCTAACCGACCCCAGACTCATCCCATCTGTTCAGTCAACCGACCTTGCTTCAGAAACAAGTCCTTCGAACGGTCCTTCGCAGACATCATCCCAAACGGAGGCCTCGAGAACGTCTATTTACGGCATGCCCAACGTGTCTGAACCTGGCTCCGGTCTCTCCTATCCTGCCAGGGAGTCCAGCCGACGAGATCCCCATCGCTTTAACAAACCGAGTCGACCAGTATCAGGCTTAAACCCTGGCGGCAGTCCGCTACCACCTCGAGGGAGCTCAAGAGGCATGGGTGTGGGATACGCAGCCGGGCCTGGCGGACCACAGCCGAATCAGCCATACGCTGGTGATGCGCCGGTTCCCACCAGCAGAGAAGACTGGCAGGAGCGCGGAGCTGCTGTAGGAGTTCGGCGAGAAGTTGATGCGAATGGGCGTACCGTTGTCCGACAGGTCAAGAAGGGCGTTCGCGACTTTTCCTTTGGACGTACTCTCGGAGAAGGCTCGTACAGCACAGTATTCATGGCGACTGATCGACAAACACTGAAAGAATACGCCGTCAAGGTGCTTGAAAAGAGACACATtatcaaggagaagaaaatcAAGTATGTCAACATTGAGAAAAACACTCTCAATCGACTTACCGAGCATCCTGGCATAGTCCGATTATACTATACATTCCAAGACGAGACATCCCTCTATTATGTTCTCGATCTATGTAACGGCGGAGAGCTTCTCGGTGTCTTGAAGAAGACAGGCACTTTCGACGTCGAATGCACTAGATTTTACGGTGCACAAATTCTCGATGCCATTGATTACATGCATTCTCGGGGTGTCATCCACCGAGATCTAAAACCCGAGAACGTATTGCTGGATGATCAAATGCATGTCAAGATTACGGATTTTGGAACTGCTAAATTACTGAAGGACCCCCGAGAAGATGGGTCGTCCACATCTGCCAGTGGTGTCCCCGACCCAGGACGCGACGAAGATAGCCGTGCAGCATCGTTTGTTGGCACCGCCGAATATGTGAGCCCTGAACTCCTTACACATAAGAATGCTTGTAAGGCTAGCGACTTGTGGGCATTCGGATGCATCATATACCAACTCTTGGCTGGCCGACCACCTTTCAAAGGCGGCAGCGAGTACCTTACCTTTCAAAAAATCGTTAATCTCGAATATGAATTTCCTCCTGGGTTCCCGCCAGCTGCTCGAGACCTCGTGGAGCGTTGCTTAGTACTTGAACCTGCTAGGCGACTCACTGTTGAGCACATCAAGAACCACGAGTTCTTTGATGGACAACCCTTTGGAAAAGGTCTCTGGAGGACAAAGGCACCTCGCTTGCGCCCTTATGTAGCGCCTCCGCAAGAGCCACAGGTCATCCAGCTTAACGGCTTTTCCAACTCTGCAAACCCGACCAACAACTCGAGAGCACCCGCTGGGCCCCAGGCCACCCCTTCTAACGGGAGCAATCGGCCTTCTAGAATAATCACCGAACTCCCTCCTCCCACACAACTTGACATTGAATGGTCGCCTGTATTGACTAAGAATAACGAGCGGATTCTCAAGCTGGGTGACCTTATGGTGGTCTCAACGCCTTTGCCATCAAGCCCCCACGGAAAGGAACCAGGAGAAGGACATAAGAAGTTGTCTCGTTTCTTCATTGGAAGCACAACAAAGAAGCGCCAGCGCCTCGTCATGATTACATCAAGCGGCCGAATTGTGCTTGCTCCAGCCGGCGGTGAAGAGAAACGGGCAAAGCAAGAGCTGTCATTGTTAGTTCCAGATTGTTCCTGGAAGACTCAGGTCGATGCAAAGGGGCAAACCGTATGGTGTGTCAATACA GGTGGTCATCATTACACATTTGAAGAGGCCAAATCCTCATCAACCCCACCGGAAGGCGGCTCAGCCGCCGCCGATTGGGTTGAGTGCTTGGAGCGGGCCAGAGATATGGCGCTTTCCCAAAGCATGGTCACTTCTTATGGAGGCGACAGTGGATTTGCTGACATGTCGTCTCAAGTATCGAGTCCTTCGAGTACGTTAGGGGGGCCGGGCAACTATTCTGAAGGTTTCGGAATAAGTGATCGACAGGGACGAAACCATCTGAGTAAGAATCAGGGTAATGCTGAAGATCCGGCACCTAAGCGCAACCGGTTCAGCAAGAGACAATCAAGGAATGGTCTCGGCTCTGCATTCTGA